A single Desulfovibrio piger DNA region contains:
- a CDS encoding DDE-type integrase/transposase/recombinase: protein MALTPAQQDFLHETAKELAAAPAVGGERGRIMERAAATLGKSKKSVYALLKKHTGWSSGRKTRADKGETCVDRELALAVGGLSHLSERQTGKRITSIKAARERLAANGLGIVNPETGEVIMPSASTLSRAMRRYACHPDQLGAARPATELRSLHPNHTWEIDASVCVLYRLKGGGVRLLDEKIYNKDKPGKLVEIAGQRVVRYIVADHFSDAFYLRYEQAKGEDAQGVIRTLVEAISDRGERDPLHGVPVQLLMDKGSGNLSSLVRDFLDNLGVIPLTHEAGNPRAKGTVECLQNLVEKGFESRLRFMETPSIEELQRQADAWRRHFNAHAVLTRAGRPRNNLWIGITDGQLKTVDRSVLEAIAHWQDVRRKIDGKFRISVDTRACGVHEYDLRELGYHGLCVGDSVVVRLNPFRAPAITVIKELPSGEELRFEVRPIEKDAAGRDITAPVIGENFRRAPDTPAETALKEIKMRAYGTDSLEEAEKAHKARNRVPYAGLDIMADVKEAPQYLRRKGEALPVDTPQAAPIPLSHAQAAQRLKALCGEVWSADPAACMALVRKRFPVQVPEGALEELAGAIQERFAPRPATVIRFEGGRACAN from the coding sequence ATGGCTCTCACGCCCGCACAGCAAGATTTTCTGCACGAAACGGCAAAGGAACTTGCGGCGGCTCCCGCCGTTGGTGGTGAGCGCGGCCGCATCATGGAACGCGCCGCCGCCACGCTGGGAAAGAGCAAAAAGAGCGTGTACGCCCTTCTCAAAAAGCATACGGGCTGGAGCAGCGGACGCAAAACGCGGGCGGACAAGGGCGAGACCTGTGTCGACCGGGAGCTGGCACTTGCTGTCGGGGGACTTTCCCACTTGAGCGAGCGCCAGACCGGCAAGCGGATCACGTCCATCAAGGCCGCCCGCGAGCGTCTGGCCGCCAACGGCCTCGGCATTGTCAACCCGGAGACCGGAGAAGTCATCATGCCCAGCGCTTCGACACTTTCCCGCGCCATGCGCCGCTACGCCTGCCATCCTGACCAGCTGGGAGCGGCGCGTCCCGCCACGGAGCTGCGCAGCCTGCACCCCAACCACACATGGGAGATCGACGCATCTGTCTGCGTCCTCTACCGCCTTAAGGGCGGCGGTGTGCGTCTTCTGGACGAAAAAATCTATAACAAGGACAAGCCCGGGAAACTGGTGGAGATCGCCGGGCAGAGGGTCGTCCGTTACATCGTCGCGGATCACTTCAGCGACGCGTTTTACCTGCGCTACGAACAGGCCAAGGGAGAAGACGCTCAAGGGGTCATCAGGACACTGGTGGAAGCGATAAGCGATCGTGGCGAAAGAGACCCTCTGCACGGCGTCCCTGTTCAGCTGCTCATGGACAAGGGCAGCGGCAACCTTTCCTCCCTTGTGCGGGACTTTCTCGACAACCTTGGTGTCATCCCCCTGACGCATGAAGCAGGCAATCCCCGCGCTAAGGGCACGGTGGAATGCCTGCAAAATCTGGTAGAAAAGGGGTTTGAGTCCCGGCTGCGCTTCATGGAGACGCCGTCCATTGAAGAGCTCCAGCGACAGGCGGATGCGTGGCGACGCCATTTCAACGCCCACGCCGTTCTGACACGTGCGGGACGCCCCCGGAACAACCTCTGGATCGGCATTACGGACGGACAGCTCAAGACCGTGGATCGCTCCGTGCTGGAGGCCATCGCCCACTGGCAGGACGTGCGCCGCAAGATCGACGGCAAGTTCCGCATCAGCGTGGATACCCGGGCTTGCGGGGTGCATGAATACGACCTGCGCGAGCTGGGTTACCACGGCCTGTGCGTGGGCGACAGCGTGGTGGTGCGCCTCAATCCCTTCCGGGCTCCGGCCATCACGGTCATCAAGGAGCTCCCGAGCGGCGAAGAGCTGCGCTTTGAGGTCCGGCCCATCGAGAAGGACGCGGCCGGGCGTGACATCACAGCCCCGGTCATCGGTGAAAATTTCCGCCGTGCGCCCGATACCCCGGCGGAAACGGCTCTCAAGGAAATCAAGATGCGCGCCTACGGGACGGACAGTCTTGAAGAGGCCGAAAAGGCCCATAAGGCCCGCAACCGTGTGCCGTATGCCGGTCTGGACATTATGGCGGACGTGAAGGAGGCCCCGCAATACCTGCGCCGGAAGGGCGAAGCGTTGCCCGTGGACACACCGCAGGCGGCGCCGATACCGCTTAGTCACGCACAGGCGGCGCAGCGCCTCAAGGCTCTGTGCGGCGAGGTATGGAGCGCTGATCCGGCTGCCTGCATGGCATTGGTGCGCAAGCGCTTCCCCGTGCAGGTGCCGGAAGGGGCGCTGGAAGAGCTGGCCGGGGCCATTCAGGAGCGCTTCGCACCGCGTCCCGCGACCGTAATCCGCTTTGAAGGGGGACGGGCATGCGCCAATTAA
- a CDS encoding HTH domain-containing protein has protein sequence MRHPTTDAAPVRVLKIVELLFQRVLDGFSNKEIADALGCSPSTICRDLAMLESTGWVRRLETNRWAITEKPAALMQVYTLYMDDLSRQRDQFAARVQAKARQYL, from the coding sequence ATGAGACATCCGACGACCGACGCGGCCCCCGTCCGTGTCCTGAAGATCGTGGAGCTGCTTTTCCAGCGGGTGCTGGACGGCTTTTCCAACAAGGAGATCGCCGATGCCCTCGGATGCAGCCCCAGCACCATTTGCCGGGATCTTGCCATGCTGGAAAGTACCGGCTGGGTGCGACGGCTGGAGACGAACCGCTGGGCCATCACGGAGAAACCGGCGGCCCTCATGCAAGTGTACACCCTGTATATGGACGACCTTTCCCGTCAGCGTGACCAGTTCGCGGCCCGCGTGCAGGCCAAGGCCAGACAGTATCTTTAG
- a CDS encoding DUF1937 family protein: protein MRLCNPDSLIEWRKVEPPRFKKDWPGRLVQAASIPHYTPVSPHAVPDMAVCEITRRDNYQSTAFELTLSWHCPACGHAHERRVPESWLDEGKLWFVENVGLADATWALDDHPAVLCVVTSYHHPEAPKRAARADIASQCAAWFARSGWRVMCPVAMRHAACSADRGLPTDYPFWKEASLRMLETCDALVVLLLDGMRESEGVADAIAHARKLGIPLNQVRMAASDDAPQPFELVAQPRWWI from the coding sequence ATGCGCCTGTGCAATCCTGATTCCCTCATCGAGTGGCGCAAGGTGGAACCGCCCCGGTTCAAGAAGGATTGGCCCGGCCGCCTTGTGCAGGCGGCAAGCATCCCGCATTACACCCCTGTGTCCCCGCATGCCGTCCCGGACATGGCCGTGTGCGAGATCACCCGGCGGGACAATTATCAGAGCACCGCGTTTGAGCTGACCTTGAGCTGGCACTGCCCCGCCTGCGGCCATGCCCATGAGCGCCGTGTACCGGAAAGCTGGCTGGATGAAGGCAAGCTCTGGTTTGTGGAAAACGTGGGCCTCGCCGACGCCACCTGGGCGCTGGATGACCACCCCGCCGTTCTGTGCGTCGTCACCTCCTACCATCATCCCGAGGCCCCCAAGCGGGCAGCCCGTGCGGATATCGCCAGCCAGTGCGCGGCGTGGTTCGCCCGTTCCGGCTGGCGGGTCATGTGCCCGGTGGCCATGCGGCACGCCGCCTGCTCGGCGGATCGCGGCCTGCCTACGGATTATCCTTTCTGGAAAGAGGCTTCTTTGCGGATGCTGGAAACATGCGATGCCCTCGTCGTGCTGCTGCTTGACGGGATGCGTGAAAGCGAGGGCGTGGCTGACGCCATAGCTCATGCCCGCAAGCTGGGCATCCCGCTCAATCAGGTGCGCATGGCGGCAAGCGATGACGCGCCCCAGCCGTTTGAGCTGGTAGCGCAGCCGAGGTGGTGGATATGA
- a CDS encoding DNA-binding protein — MKKKKLRTRAEAREWLQAQGLTAAAWARANNFPVRVVQELLRDRAKGNYGVAHDIAVALGIKEGEPTDERRTA, encoded by the coding sequence ATGAAAAAGAAGAAGCTGCGCACACGCGCCGAGGCGCGGGAGTGGCTGCAAGCGCAGGGCCTCACCGCCGCCGCATGGGCGCGAGCCAACAATTTCCCCGTCCGCGTAGTCCAGGAGCTGTTGCGGGATCGCGCCAAGGGCAATTACGGCGTGGCGCACGACATCGCCGTGGCGCTCGGCATCAAGGAAGGTGAGCCGACGGACGAAAGGCGGACGGCATGA
- a CDS encoding DUF2441 domain-containing protein, with protein sequence MELYHYCPVPLENGSVITPGNWGRIIRQYPMPDNCNAIVVKELLLENIRLHLYPSYPSRLDCAYVCIGEESAKEFKSRRKLHFCYHVDLVSPSMPSFQGSWKHFEMPPGSLEDWHRAAEKYWSTNWATESPNTLELLTMSSIRILGKVSL encoded by the coding sequence ATGGAACTGTATCACTACTGTCCTGTGCCGCTTGAAAATGGATCCGTCATTACCCCCGGAAATTGGGGGCGCATCATACGTCAGTATCCTATGCCAGACAATTGTAATGCCATTGTCGTCAAGGAACTTCTTCTGGAGAACATTCGTTTACATCTATATCCCAGTTATCCAAGCAGACTTGATTGTGCTTATGTCTGCATTGGTGAAGAGAGTGCAAAAGAATTTAAAAGCCGAAGGAAACTTCATTTTTGTTACCATGTAGACCTTGTCTCTCCCTCTATGCCAAGCTTTCAAGGCTCATGGAAACACTTTGAAATGCCACCTGGATCCCTTGAGGATTGGCACCGTGCTGCAGAAAAATACTGGTCTACAAACTGGGCCACGGAGTCTCCCAATACGCTTGAGCTGCTGACCATGTCCTCCATCAGGATTCTCGGTAAGGTTAGCCTGTAA